The following proteins come from a genomic window of Opitutaceae bacterium:
- a CDS encoding glycosyl hydrolase family 28-related protein, translated as MSRPATHPHGVPSRAKRIASILLSLLLPSLALSQTLPSIPQRTLSVLEHGAKPNDGIDDTWHVNEAIKALAAKGGGTILFPKGTYTINPDVYSRSIQLESNIRLQGERDASGTLVSVLKMPRPGTNRSMVTIGDRRFADEGTDTLKDTSAVQHDIEICDLAFDLDNGHSRRAIQLRYRTLRVWIHDCVGFQSGIDSGEPEDTSTAGDNHFFNMASFGEPGKKLVSEDVTIERCSVRGNLQLTADGGAGIRNLVIRNNAVTGAYSHGIAITTVSDSAYFENILIENNQVLDIKGDGLYISHDGGNGRIVNLVEGSQHRMTKVVIRNNRFELGPSSMLNSGGVHFGTFKEMSDITFENNTIAGSVTSPTTSRYGLLVNPWDLNFAAQGRNAVVTGSAFQSSGRITIPTHHFISGMQVEIVPASKSDVVPTGIDAFRRYRIRRVDANTIELLNPLNGLPLMIDASKASASKLNVNFSPAIENMKVAGNVVSPSWDYGVLLGGSVGLTLTGNSFSGPVVVAGEMEALQFTNNSLDDVFRTTNAGCSLLSSKNASGSGEAGHCLFKDNDWLVSENSLGPVFGVTAVVTFDPLDSRRTMNVFFSNNTVKFQSAFSQKFNAGLRVREPKGSVLIVESDNDIDRKKDLATAHLVTSLPAAAHASPSAPVAETPVSPAQPDAPSQPSQDTGNQPELPGSPTHRAQFVNLSCRSGISSGDQVLIIGVNIVGTGAKEVLLRAAGPALREFGLSGAHKDPKIELYSLPDQKLITTNDDWSASTSQAAAVRAAAAKVGAFGFDSGSRDAALLATLTPGSYTMVVTSSDGSSGIVLGEIYDLNPASSTCRLSNIAARAMMKDGDQKPIIGFAVAGSNSQRVLLRAAGPSLRSFQVSDALRDPILTLHDSNDGRKLVANDDWTANATSIRAGSSTVGAFPLVEGSFDAALVTELSPGRYSAVVDTKNGEMGIVLVEAYSFE; from the coding sequence ATGTCACGTCCCGCCACCCATCCGCACGGTGTTCCCAGCAGAGCAAAGCGAATTGCATCCATTCTTCTGAGCCTTCTCCTCCCGTCGCTCGCACTCAGCCAGACACTGCCTTCCATCCCCCAGCGGACCTTGAGCGTGCTTGAACACGGCGCCAAACCGAACGACGGTATCGACGACACCTGGCACGTGAACGAGGCGATAAAGGCCCTCGCCGCGAAGGGGGGCGGCACGATTCTGTTTCCGAAGGGGACCTACACCATCAATCCTGATGTGTACTCCCGTTCAATTCAGTTGGAGAGCAACATCCGACTCCAGGGCGAACGGGACGCAAGCGGCACCCTCGTCTCCGTCCTGAAGATGCCGCGTCCGGGCACCAATCGGTCAATGGTCACAATCGGGGACCGTCGATTCGCGGACGAGGGAACTGACACCCTCAAGGACACGTCCGCCGTCCAGCACGACATCGAGATCTGCGACCTTGCTTTCGATCTCGACAATGGCCATTCGCGTCGCGCCATCCAGCTCCGCTACCGCACCCTGCGGGTCTGGATCCATGACTGCGTTGGCTTCCAAAGCGGCATCGACTCCGGCGAACCGGAGGACACGAGCACCGCGGGGGACAATCACTTCTTCAACATGGCCAGTTTCGGCGAACCCGGCAAGAAGCTGGTCTCGGAGGATGTCACGATTGAACGATGCTCGGTCAGGGGAAACCTGCAGCTGACGGCCGACGGGGGTGCGGGAATCCGCAACCTCGTCATCCGAAATAACGCGGTGACTGGTGCCTATTCACACGGGATTGCAATCACGACCGTCTCCGATTCGGCCTACTTCGAGAACATCCTGATCGAGAACAACCAGGTCTTGGATATTAAGGGGGACGGTCTCTACATCAGCCATGATGGAGGAAACGGCCGGATCGTGAACCTGGTCGAAGGGAGTCAGCACCGCATGACGAAGGTCGTCATCCGGAACAACCGATTTGAGCTGGGACCAAGCTCCATGCTCAATTCGGGAGGTGTCCATTTCGGTACGTTCAAGGAGATGTCCGACATCACCTTCGAGAACAATACAATCGCCGGTTCAGTAACGAGTCCCACCACCTCCCGCTACGGCCTTTTGGTCAACCCGTGGGATCTCAACTTCGCAGCCCAGGGACGAAATGCCGTCGTCACCGGTTCTGCATTCCAATCGAGCGGTCGCATCACAATACCGACCCATCACTTCATCTCCGGCATGCAGGTGGAGATTGTTCCCGCCTCGAAATCCGATGTGGTCCCGACGGGCATCGACGCCTTCAGGCGCTACCGAATCCGTCGTGTGGATGCGAATACAATCGAACTTCTCAACCCATTGAACGGACTCCCCCTCATGATCGACGCTTCGAAGGCGTCCGCATCCAAGTTGAACGTGAACTTTTCGCCTGCGATCGAGAACATGAAGGTCGCGGGCAACGTGGTCTCCCCGTCCTGGGACTACGGAGTTCTCCTTGGTGGGAGCGTCGGCCTCACCCTGACTGGGAACTCCTTCTCGGGGCCGGTGGTGGTCGCAGGGGAAATGGAGGCCCTCCAATTCACTAACAACTCGCTGGACGATGTGTTTCGCACCACGAACGCCGGTTGCAGTCTACTCTCTTCAAAAAACGCTTCAGGATCTGGAGAGGCGGGACATTGCCTTTTCAAGGACAACGACTGGCTCGTCTCAGAGAATTCTCTGGGGCCCGTGTTCGGTGTCACAGCCGTAGTCACGTTCGACCCCCTGGATTCCCGCCGAACCATGAACGTGTTTTTCAGCAACAACACCGTGAAGTTCCAGTCTGCCTTCAGCCAGAAGTTTAACGCGGGTCTTCGTGTGCGCGAGCCCAAGGGAAGCGTGTTGATTGTTGAGAGCGATAACGATATTGATCGGAAGAAGGACCTCGCGACCGCGCACCTGGTCACGAGCTTGCCGGCTGCGGCTCACGCGAGCCCGTCCGCCCCGGTCGCGGAAACGCCTGTCTCCCCCGCGCAGCCCGACGCCCCATCTCAACCGTCCCAGGACACCGGAAATCAACCCGAGCTCCCAGGGTCTCCGACACACCGGGCACAGTTCGTCAATCTCTCCTGCCGCTCTGGAATAAGCTCCGGAGATCAAGTCCTGATCATTGGTGTCAACATTGTCGGAACAGGCGCAAAGGAGGTACTGCTGCGAGCCGCGGGGCCGGCACTCAGGGAATTCGGACTCAGTGGCGCCCACAAAGACCCAAAGATCGAACTCTATTCCCTCCCCGATCAAAAGCTCATTACAACCAATGATGATTGGTCTGCTTCGACGAGCCAAGCAGCGGCTGTTCGTGCGGCTGCGGCCAAGGTCGGCGCGTTTGGTTTCGACAGCGGGAGTCGTGATGCCGCACTGCTGGCAACTCTCACGCCTGGTTCCTACACGATGGTGGTAACAAGTTCCGACGGCTCAAGCGGGATCGTTCTGGGCGAGATATACGACCTGAACCCGGCGAGCAGCACCTGCAGGCTTTCAAACATCGCTGCTCGAGCGATGATGAAGGACGGAGACCAGAAGCCGATCATCGGCTTCGCAGTTGCGGGTTCAAACAGCCAGCGTGTTCTCCTGCGCGCGGCAGGACCCTCGCTGCGCAGTTTCCAAGTGAGCGACGCTCTCCGGGATCCCATCCTCACGCTGCACGACTCAAACGATGGCCGAAAACTTGTCGCCAATGACGACTGGACCGCGAACGCCACAAGCATTCGTGCGGGTTCATCCACAGTTGGCGCCTTTCCCCTGGTTGAAGGGTCGTTTGACGCCGCGCTGGTAACGGAGCTTTCACCCGGACGTTACTCCGCCGTTGTAGACACGAAGAACGGCGAGATGGGCATCGTCCTCGTTGAGGCGTACTCCTTCGAATGA